A region from the Chelmon rostratus isolate fCheRos1 chromosome 6, fCheRos1.pri, whole genome shotgun sequence genome encodes:
- the tasor2 gene encoding uncharacterized protein tasor2 isoform X1: MESGNGGASSKGVFVPVSATSDAFENTVLAPLKSAYLYEESKQFFRYESAALINNQALEKKYNAFRAKRRELGYSEEDLKESFGFLLFDDVNKANALGETGVLTGNSTCTALGHPSNGVYISMYSDCLDLNRWYHEKSGYIAIIRLTKGRTKKVSENYTQNFTSPTEGFDCHVSGELHSVSAKTSSFVAFERTQYYMYELLDDGSNETAQSPSAACPFAIVSFTYKDTKGCQTPIAPLEESEEKKLVCHYFPWRGQLQIGTHLFDVGLRSTAGASIPAELPPVLKISGAISMLELRQLLPRAVFETCFSGEVFLDGLYCSRYEFVSSETEQTSSLSRLLWEIKEKDVALTIPLNDGGFLILLHSLYFLTYDDTESSAAEVLQGIFVFSDSRVIHGDIKFEQRKPAVSSEILRALPVLSYAEGEVEKTPADPNEDLCEVYVQHMQSYAALINPGLALSPSRDTSIFPDQYDVPDADKHLYLFPEWTDRAWQNFRSYLSKPASFQLPVSKASEILASGQEEQIEDLDCGVYFCLSSPEDALANHASMESEDQFKGLTAAVNDEKTLDSCITSAEAQVDLTAVPQNVVPDDLLPGDVTKDTKKSDLTVLIRTNDIETKNLLTACTADDLPAEMIVSITSAERTVTSASLSVISTESATRHTDFKISAFSAPRLQMAGQNSMNEETIKTKKVFDCPEVTNLSKTKCWKLRREHSKGRKRVSKVCVETPSLQTVKIPVDDDLKSQKEDQTKHSSDHPQLSNPSNIDWRKVRRRKRKFGNLSSKSKKVRSATIGLAVTERKKTDPGQQNFENTILMEFEACPLRKKTERWDLKPVISECGQILVPHGSVDIADRIKTLKVELPLTKDDPCPGKLLIDATVNAHDTVEMEQESSTAPETTVDETEATTSEGEGNHYQNIVSHVNHEHVTLRHSDGNGSSSLDPESTEHSSKSDGTDTPPLKTIQEKHVDTPSPGKCTTKGQILLNKLKSVLLRSKRKTGTLGLEKRTADAAQDTEPGLKKVKVDSDFGMLKTDDAINFVQDPSLGVSQVSRMFSVDPLFAYALGLTPKETGGKVQKSEGQDTQRRKDSSETEEQNSLDKRPQITQRPLSISPRRGRIKTLKKQQGISAEYVKRNWWLHFQTPSCLASEKLKNKECARDNSVRKTVKEKSNSACSSTDALNLLADLALSVSNDQVPPQPDPALQRKPETSLKKCDLAKDATTSEQESVLHSLPRQPTATPIQHLESPSSSHPVGGSELVGLIAIEHAYSFHPSSSLLLDLSGTPFQVSPLSGSTRLLHHHHITSGDGMKTLHPSAVQEDRSEQNHRTPEYLKKRMVCSRKFRHSRAFANKDGSVQVTKQWKENYDFNLDSKFTSDSKDRAIIRALHGPWDFSIQDTSEEVRLIVHMWIGLFYSRSTARFFHVDTNSCSEESDYLEMSGGMISAQAQSELKANSFAPCLNVTDTSDKALDLSKKDNSVLDQGSMILDLSQRNSNAEIVISHPQVNEKETSVSGEQKETGETLKTLKSSVGLQTCYRNSVHCTETTSDRSTFESRRTCAPLQKAGPLDHTDVPSCKGNGTFISVQEEMESVSVQLENYQTASGICHVLHGCNNEKTDMKDGIDYSEATEMRLMQKQGKDSSKRRDSNKRAGNVVTAIEHDETESQDEENWEVKEKPYQEGHIELSPKMIHKGDNSTNEESRVVCNGILEENEKQVSREEPKAVSPGKAENVNEDMDCCTVHEDKVIKDDNFGKEDGLDEKDCCFSHVEADSDMNDQPLPILCDGPDSLKKDCNSECNGQAPLDEQPSHTNNEDACHDLQLRKLCANDCALKDEHAISETVHAPSEIEHIQREPAVEGNSENDIFCPGFPDHPSLMYDGLDSVKKDCITECNLQRLLDEQTNQAHNKEDACRDLPLRNLAVNGSGVRDEHAISETATHLSLEMDPISNEPVVEENSENDICLPDKAVSDGSSADVSISQTNDSVGTGSQNKVMANLNLSHDDWDTRSFEEEQNDDNTSQKEPFYHQSPSPQCETVTECEAERGLTKETNVKIDERNKGLEKIHPRVIIPFIGIDTSGEDAVQQRDSHSDGNVEVQGQKEISFISETTYPETVLPTEVCSTSHMYCKKEELPAGTISLSLLDVNETNQPEVSGSESDDRCPTPTMDEEPYQYVTCSGPISNASSSTFNSSETCKNMTQTCLRRSSILIKDKLPHGPDDGLHPDLKVKTLRVLQTIDKFLSKSSHTNTSSQMKTAEMKHSLDRTDKIQETSLGQDYCHPYTPLPSTDCLPAIKPIIVQGEHKSTKSDEIQADCIPKDSVTEGSVVSDFSKNKQTTSPVITYNTPTSMLLEKKTESRKGNFGGLNYDKQEASELSPKRLSSVSDKSNSHKAKFTCRDSLYQCKGRDISKSSKIPSPLPMQPFESTKKKVDGSQSLLTNSLVEKVGQTTTESIEVDQRDSSDTSTSFVDDKDDGLIDDRLFLEPQSSLTRTVYNISRKRSEGFLEQLSHRCLQEDLTQASMEQECLIFSEQMKRLLKRSKRGPIHQLDAHDKLNLPSSSPVTVCFSNLEEQDDSVDHLHTLSLGQKIKVDMFDRKDTVDTLEDKNALHLQRLSQDTRNPMEHAGVSSVTAECARLYTAMMNDVCNDKKVPSRPKHIRMDRGYPKTEPSNHFYFCDQLKREMDESFHSNLNSAVKKSSKTKYRFYIQVTSDDAFFEETKAQLEAEGHSAVQPSEFFLDEDSSSSLLIVLRNEDIAEHICEVPHLLELKKSPGVQFAGIDEPDDIVKLTHQELFLRGGCIMIDRAAQESLSLCNMKEMCEILQELSKKGKWKWMLHYRDIRRLKENARLSAEAKEKKHFFSWCQDVGILDVLPYHECDLTSRDQPDYLTCLVHLQVQNISARYHVFLTDTTTDSPFGKNGIMTMSFNSFLTCSPSKIFSV; this comes from the exons ATGGAAAGTGGAAATGGTGGTGCCTCGAGTAAAG GTGTATTCGTGCCCGTGTCAGCAACTTCTGACGCctttgaaaacactgttttggcTCCATTGAAAAGTGCGTACTTGTATGAAGAGTCGAAGCAGTTCTTCAGATACGAGTCCGCTGCTTTAATAAATAATCAGGCCCTGGAAAAAAAG TATAATGCTTTCcgagcaaagagaagagaattAGGATATTCAGAAGAGGATCTGAAGGAATCATTTGGGTTTTTGCTGTTTGACGACGTCAACAAG GCTAATGCACTTGGAGAAACTGGTGTACTCACTGGAAACAGCACATGCACAGCTCTGGGACATCCCTCAAATG GTGTTTATATTTCAATGTACTCCGACTGTTTGGATCTGAATCGCTGGTATCATGAGAAATCTGGATACATTGCCATCATCAGGCTAACAAAG GGCCGGACAAAAAAGGTTTCTGAGAACTACACCCAGAATTTCACTTCACCCACTGAGGGGTTTGATTGTCATGTGTCAGGAGAGTTGCATTCAGTATCTGCCAAAACCAGCTCCTTTGTTGCCTTTGAGAGGACTCAG TATTATATGTATGAGCTGCTAGATGATGGAAGCAATGAGACGGCTCAATCCCCCAGTGCTGCCTGTCCCTTTGCCATTGTATCATTTACATATAAGGATACCAAAGGATGCCAAACACCCATAGCACCACTTGAGGAAAG tgaGGAGAAAAAACTGG tTTGTCATTACTTTCCGTGGAGGGGTCAGCTTCAAATAGGCACCCATCTCTTTGATGTTGGGCTGAGGTCTACAGCAGGGGCCTCCATCCCTGCAGAACT GCCACCAGTACTGAAAATTAGTGGAGCCATTTCCATGTTAGAGCTGCGACAGCTTTTGCCAAGGGCTGTCTTTGAAACCTGCTTCTCTGGTGAAG TCTTTCTGGATGGCTTATACTGCAGTCGTTACGAGTTTGTTTCTTCTGAGACAGAACAAACCAGTTCACTCTCTCGGCTTCTATGGGAGATCAAGGAGAAAGATGTT GCTCTCACTATTCCACTGAATGATGGTGGTTTTCTTATCCTGTTGCACTCCCTCTATTTCCTCACATATGATG ATACTGAGTCCAGTGCAGCTGAGGTCCTGCAAggcatatttgtgttttcagattcaCGAGTTATACATGGAG ATATAAAATTTGAACAGCGAAAGCCTGCCGTTTCATCTGAAATCCTGCGGGCTCTACCAGTGCTAAGTTATGCAGAGGGTGAAGTTGAGAAAACACCTGCTGACCCAAATGAAGATTTGTGTGAAGTATATGTGCAGCATATGCAGAGTTACGCAGCACTGATAAATCCTGGGTTGGCATTGAGTCCCTCTAGGGATACCAGCATCTTTCCAGACCAGTATGATGTTCCAGATGCTGACAAGCACCTCTACTTATTCCCGGAGTGGACTGACAGGGCATGGCAGAACTTCAGGTCATACCTGAGCAAACCAGCCTCTTTTCAACTGCCAGTGTCGAAGGCTTCAGAAATCCTGGCCTCTGGACAAGAGGAGCAAATAGAAGACCTTGATTGTGGTGTCTACTTCTGTCTGTCATCTCCTGAGGACGCACTGGCCAATCATGCCAGCATGGAATCAGAAGACCAGTTTAAGGGcctgacagctgctgtaaatgatgaaaaaacTTTGGACAGTTGTATAACAAGTGCTGAAGCACAAGTTGACTTAACAGCTGTGCCTCAAAATGTTGTACCAGATGATTTGCTACCTGGAGACGTTACCAAAGACACTAAAAAATCTGACTTGACTGTGCTGATCAGAACTAATGATATAGAGACAAAAAATCTCCTGACTGCCTGTACAGCAGATGACCTTCCTGCAGAGATGATTGTCAGCATCACTTCGGCAGAGCGAACTGTCACAAGTGCAAGTTTAAGTGTGATCAGTACTGAGTCTGCAACAAGGCATACTGACTTTAAGATCTCTGCTTTTTCAGCACCTAGATTACAAATGGCAGGACAGAACTCTATGAATGAAGAAACTATTAAAACCAAAAAGGTTTTTGATTGCCCCGAGGTTACCAATCTCTCAAAGACAAAATGCTGGAAACTACGCAGGGAACATTCCAAAGGCCGGAAACGTGTATCTAAAGTTTGTGTTGAGACTCCCAGTCTACAGACAGTGAAAATACCAGTGGACGATGACTTGAAGAGTCAGAAGGAAGACCAGACCAAGCATTCATCAGACCACCCACAGTTGAGTAATCCTTCAAATATTGATTGGAGGAAAGTGCGAAGGCGAAAGCGCAAATTTGGAAACCTATCATCAAAAAGTAAAAAGGTGAGATCTGCTACTATTGGTCTAGCAgtaacagaaaggaaaaaaacagacccTGGACAGCAGAACTTTGAAAACACCATTTTAATGGAATTTGAAGCTTGTCctctgagaaagaaaacagaacgCTGGGACTTAAAGCCAGTTATCAGTGAATGTGGACAAATCTTGGTTCCTCATGGCTCTGTAGATATTGCTGATCGGATTAAGACTTTAAAGGTTGAGCTTCCTTTGACTAAAGATGATCCGTGCCCTGGAAAACTGTTGATTGATGCCACTGTGAATGCTCATGACACAGTCGAAATGGAACAAGAGTCTAGCACTGCTCCAGAGACGACAGTAGATGAAACAGAGGCTACAACATCTGAGGGTGAAGGGAACCATTATCAAAACATTGTCAGTCATGTTAATCATGAACACGTTACTTTGAGACACTCAGATGGCAATGGTTCATCATCTTTGGATCCAGAGAGTACTGAGCATTCTTCAAAGAGTGATGGCACAGACACTCCTCCCTTAAAAACTATTCAAGAAAAACACGTGGATACCCCCTCACCAGGGAAGTGTACAACAAAGGGACAAATTCTGTTGAATAAACTAAAATCTGTTCTTCTAAGGAGTAAGAGAAAAACAGGTACTCTTGGGTTAGAAAAAAGGACTGCAGATGCTGCCCAAGACACTGAGCCTGGTCTCAAAAAGGTCAAAGTTGACTCAGACTTTGGGATGCTGAAGACTGATGATGCAATTAACTTTGTCCAGGACCCTAGTTTGGGTGTCAGTCAAGTTTCTAGGATGTTTTCAGTTGACCCTCTTTTTGCGTACGCCCTAGGCCTGACTCCTAAAGAGACAGGAGGTAAGGTACAAAAATCTGAGGGTCAGGATACCCAACGAAGGAAAGActcatcagagacagaagaacaaaacagTTTAGACAAACGACCTCAAATCACACAAAGGCCTCTATCGATTTCTCCAAGAAGGGGTAGGATTAAAACACTCAAGAAACAACAAGGCATCTCTGCAGAATATGTTAAAAGAAACT GGTGGTTGCATTTTCAAACCCCATCTTGTTTGGCCAgtgaaaaactcaaaaacaaagagtGTGCTAGAGATAATTCTGTCAGGAAGACTGTTAAGGAAAAAAGTAACAGTGCTTGCTCATCTACAGATGCTTTGAACTTACTTGCTGACTTGGCACTCAGTGTCAGTAATGACCAGGTTCCACCACAACCAGACCCAGCACTTCAGAGAAAACCTGAGACAAGTTTGAAGAAGTGTGATCTTGCAAAAGATGCTACCACTTCTGAGCAGGAGTCAGTTCTTCATTCACTGCCTAGACAGCCTACTGCTACACCCATTCAGCATCTTGAGTCTCCTTCATCAAGCCATCCTGTGGGAGGCAGTGAATTGGTTGGTTTGATCGCTATAGAACATGCTTACTCATTTCACCCATCTTCCTCTTTACTGTTGGATTTGTCAGGTACACCTTTCCAGGTATCCCCTTTAAGTGGTTCTACCAGACTGCTGCATCATCACCACATAACGTCTGGTGATGGAATGAAAACACTACACCCCTCTGCTGTTCAAGAAGACAGAAGTGAACAGAACCACAGGACTCCAGAGTATCTGAAAAAACGCATGGTGTGCAGTAGGAAGTTCAGGCACTCCCGTGCCTTTGCTAACAAGGATGGATCTGTCCAAGTCACAAAGCAATGGAAAGAAAACTATGACTTTAATCTAGACAGCAAGTTTACAAGTGACTCAAAGGATAGAGCTATCATCCGAGCCTTACATGG CCCATGGGATTTCTCCATTCAAGACACCAGCGAAGAGGTGCGGCTCATTGTCCACATGTGGATAGGTCTGTTTTACAGCCGGTCAACAGCTAGGTTCTTCCATGTTGACACAAACTCATGTTCAGAAGAAAGTGATTATTTGGAAATGTCCGGAGGAATGATATCAGCCCAAGCTCAGTCTGAGCTTAAGGCCAATTCATTTGCTCCCTGCCTGAATGTAACAGATACTTCAGACAAAGCTTTGGACCTCAGCAAAAAGGATAACTCTGTCTTGGATCAAGGATCTATGATTTTAGACTTGTCACAAAGAAACTCCAATGCTGAGATTGTCATTTCACATCCACAAGTGAATGAGAAAGAGACATCTGTGTCTGGTGAACAGAAAGAAACTGGCGAAACACTGAAGACACTCAAGTCATCTGTTGGACTCCAGACG TGTTACAGAAATAGCGTACACTGCACAGAAACTACCAGTGACAGAAGCACCTTCGAAAGTAGGAGGACTTGTGCCCCTTTGCAAAAAGCGGGCCCCCTGGATCACACAGATGTACCGTCTTGTAAAGGCAATGGAACATTCATTTCTGTACAGGAAGAGATGGAAAGTGTATCCGTTCAGCTAGAAAATTATCAGACTGCTTCAGGAATTTGCCACGTGTTACACGGATGCAACAATGAGAAGACAGATATGAAAGATGGCATTGACTATTCAGAAGCGACAGAGATGAGGTTAATGCAAAAACAGGGAAAGGATTCATCCAAACGGAGAGACTCCAACAAAAGAGCAGGTAATGTGGTTACTGCAATTGAGCATGATGAAACTGAATCCCAAGATGAGGAAAACTGGGAAGTGAAAGAAAAGCCATACCAAGAAGGCCATATAGAACTTTCTCCAAAAATGATTCACAAAGGTGATAATTCAACAAATGAAGAATCTCGTGTAGTCTGCAATGGAATTCTTGAGGAAAATGAGAAGCAGGTGTCTAGGGAGGAACCTAAGGCTGTCTCACCAGGCAAGGCTGAAAATGTTAACGAAGATATGGATTGTTGTACAGTACATGAAGATAAAGTGATCAAAGACGATAATTTTGGAAAAGAAGATGGACTCGATGAGAAAGACTGTTGCTTTTCACATGTGGAAGCTGACAGCGATATGAATGATCAGCCATTACCAATTTTGTGTGATGGCCCAGACTCCCTAAAGAAGGATTGCAACTCAGAGTGTAATGGCCAGGCACCTTTGGATGAGCAGCCATCTCACACAAACAACGAAGATGCCTGCCATGATTTGCAGTTGAGAAAGCTGTGCGCAAATGACTGTGCATTGAAAGATGAACATGCCATTTCAGAAACAGTTCATGCTCCATCAGAAATTGAGCATATTCAAAGAGAACCTGCAGTTGAGGGGAATTCAGAAAACGATATTTTTTGTCCAGGTTTTCCTGATCATCCATCGCTTATGTATGATGGCCTAGACTCAGTAAAGAAGGATTGCATCACAGAGTGTAACCTCCAAAGACTATTGGATGAGCAAACAAATCAAGCACACAACAAAGAAGATGCCTGCCGTGATCTGCCTTTGAGAAATCTGGCTGTCAATGGCAGTGGAGTGAGAGATGAACATGCCATTTCAGAAACAGCTACTCACCTTTCATTGGAAATGGATCCGATTTCTAATGAACCTGTAGTTGAGgaaaattcagaaaatgatATTTGCTTGCCAGATAAGGCCGTGTCAGATGGATCTTCTGCAGATGTGTCTATTTCCCAAACAAATGACAGTGTTGGAACAGGAAGCCAAAATAAAGTAATGGCAAACTTGAACCTAAGTCATGATGATTGGGATACCAGATCATTTGAGGAAGAGCAAAATGATGATAACACTTCTCAAAAAGAACCATTTTATCATCAGTCTCCTTCACCTCAGTGTGAGACTGTCACAGAGTGTGAAGCTGAGAGGGGATTGACAAAAGAAACCAATGTCAAAATTGATGAAAGAAACAAAGGATTGGAAAAGATCCATCCTCGGGTCATAATTCCCTTTATTGGAATAGACACCTCTGGAGAAGATGCAGTACAACAACGTGACTCACATTCAGATGGCAATGTTGAAGTTCAAGGCCAGAAAGAAATATCATTTATCAGTGAAACTACTTACCCTGAAACTGTCCTACCCACAGAGGTATGTAGTACATCTCATATGTACTGTAAAAAAGAAGAACTGCCTGCTGGCACAATATCACTATCGCTTCTTGATGTAAATGAAACTAACCAGCCAGAGGTCTCAGGAAGTGAGTCTGACGACCGGTGCCCTACCCCAACTATGGATGAGGAACCATATCAGTATGTAACTTGTTCTGGCCCTATTAGTAATGCTAGTAGTTCTACATTTAACAGTAGTGAAACCTGCAAAAACATGACTCAAACATGTCTTCGCAGAAGCTCAATACTTATAAAGGACAAGCTGCCTCATGGACCAGATGATGGTCTGCATCCTGATCTAAAAGTAAAAACTCTAAGAGTTCTACAAACTATAGACAAGTTCCTCTCCAAATCAAGTCACACTAACACATCCAgtcagatgaaaacagctgaaatgaaacactcTCTTGATCGGACAGATAAAATACAGGAAACCTCCTTAGGACAAGATTATTGTCATCCCTACACCCCCCTTCCCTCCACTGACTGTTTGCCAGCCATTAAACCAATTATTGTCCAAGGTGAACATAAATCAACTAAAAGTGATGAAATTCAAGCAGATTGCATCCCTAAAGACAGTGTAACTGAAGGCTCTGTTGTGTCAgatttttctaaaaataaacagactACATCCCCTGTAATCACATACAACACACCAACTTCCATGCTCttggagaaaaagacagaaagccGCAAAGGAAATTTTGGAGGACTAAATTATGATAAGCAAGAGGCCAGTGAGCTTTCTCCAAAGAGGTTGTCAAGTGTTAGTGACAAGTCTAACTCACATAAGGCTAAATTTACATGTCGAGACTCTTTATATCAATGCAAAGGAAGGGACATTTCAAAATCCAGCAAGATTCCTTCACCTCTTCCCATGCAGCCTTTTGAATCTACAAAAAAGAAAGTTGATGGAAGCCAAAGTTTGTTGACAAATAGTTTAGTTGAGAAAGTTGGGCAAACAACTACAGAGAGCATTGAGGTGGACCAGAGAGACAGCTCGGACACATCAACTTCATTTGTGGATGACAAAGATGATGGCTTGATAGATGACAGACTTTTCCTGGAACCTCAAAGCTCACTCACACGTACAGTCTATAACATTAGTCGTAAGAGATCTGAGGGTTTTCTGGAGCAGCTTTCTCACAGGTGCCTGCAAGAAGACCTCACTCAGGCATCAATGGAACAGGAATGCCTTATCTTCTCAGAACAAATGAAACGGCTTTTGAAAAGGAGTAAGAGGGGACCCATCCACCAACTGGACGCACATGACAAATTGAATTTGCCTTCCTCCAGTCCTGTAACTGTATGCTTTTCCAATCTAGAGGAGCAGGACGATTCAGTGGATCACTTGCACACACTGTCACTTGGACAGAAAATCAAGGTAGACATGTTTGACAGGAAAGACACAGTAGACACCTTAGAGGACAAAAATGCTTTGCATCTTCAAAGATTATCTCAAGATACAAGAAACCCAATGGAACATGCTGGGGTTTCTAGTGTGACTGCTGAATGTGCTAGGCTGTACACTGCAATGATGAACGATGTTTGTAATGACAAAAAGGTCCCATCTAGACCTAAACACATTAGAATGGATAGAGGTTACCCAAAAACTGAACCAAGTAACCATTTTTACTTCTGTGATCaactgaagagagagatggatgagagCTTTCACAGTAATCTGAATTCTGCTGTGAAGAAATCCTCTAAAACAAAGTACAGATTCTACATACAAGTGACGTCAGATGATGCCTTCTTTGAGGAAACCAAG GCACAATTGGAAGCAGAGGGTCATTCTGCTGTGCAGCCATCTGAGTTCTTTCTTGATGAGGATAGTTCTTCGTCTCTACTCATCGTCCTCAGGAATGAGGACATTGCAGAGCACATTTGTGAG GTCCCACATTTGCTCGAGCTGAAGAAGTCACCAGGTGTCCAGTTTGCTGGAATTGATGAGCCCGATGATATTGTGAAACTCACCCATCAGGAGCTC